TTTTAAGCACCTGCGGACGACGGCGTACCACCCACAAGCCAATGGTATGATCGAACGCTGGCACAGAACGTTAAAAGCTGCTTTAAAATCGTCGATCCAATCAACTGGAGTAGTTCCCTGCATCTAATCCTACTCGGCCTACGCACAACAATCAAAAGCGACATCGGGCTGAGCCCTGCGGAAATGGTTTATGGCACCACACTACGGGTGCCAGGCGGATTTTTTGCACcgagcacacaaaaacacactgAGTCCGAGTTCACCGAGGCTCTTCAAAAAACCATGTCTCAACTGCCAACCACTAAGCCAGTGCACCATCATACACCGCAAGAATTTGTCCACCCGGACCTAAACCATTGTACCCACGTCTTCGTTCGAGTGGATCGAGTGAAAACCCCGTTGGAAGCAAACTACGAGGGTCCTTTCGAAGTGGTAACAAAACAcgacaaatattttacactcaAGGGCCACACAAAGGAAAACAAGGTTTCCATCGATCGACTTAAACCAGCTTACATCTTCAAAGACGTACCGCCTCCCAACACAGGAGCAGACGACAGCGCCAACTGCTCAGACACTCGAGAAAGTGTCAAGATCAGGACGACAAATCAGATTCCCAGCAAAGTATCTTTCCCAACTGGAACTCTAGGAGGGGGGTACTGTGGCAACCCCTTTCAGTTCTCGTGATCAACAAAACTCGATAACTCACGCGAGTATCGATATTACGGGAGTACATCTCCAGGAGACACACTCTCCCCTCAATCAGTTTTCGTCAGCTTCGTCCGCCGCCACTGCAGAGTCTTTGCCGCTTTCATCTCCCGATcatctttttagttttaaatataagtatatagtaATCAATAAACATAAGGCAAAGCAAATTGGTGACCCCGACGTGATCACTATATACACACGAGTACTGGTGCTTACAATGGCAAACAACGACGCCCCACAAGACGACGCCGAGGTTTTTCACGATACCGTTACTCACGGTGTTGACGCAGTTATCAACCGTGTAGCTGTGAAAATACCGCCGTTTTGGCCCGAACACCCAGAATTATGGCTATCGCAAATCGAAGCCCAATTCGTTCTGGCGGGAATAACCTCGGACGAAACGAAATTTAACACAATCCTAGCGTCAATCGAAGCACCGGTGTTGGCCCGAATTGCCGACGCCATCGTCAACCAACCACGCACAGGCAAGtacgaaaatttgaaatcgtGCATCCTGGAACGCTTCTGCGAAAGCgaacaaaagaaaatccaGAAGTTAATATCGGAGACCGACCTTGGTGACAAGCGCCCCACGCAACTGCTCAACGAGTTAAACGCACTAGCCGCAAACAAAGTTCAAGAATCTTTTCTGAAAGCACTGTGGCTGCAGCGTTTACCAACACAAGTGCAAGCGATCTTGCAAGCATCGGACGCCAGCCTAGCAAACTTAGCTAAGTTGGCAGATAAAGTGATGGAAGTCGGTGATTTTTCATCAGGTACGCACCATCGACGCCAAGTCGGCGCCAACCAGCAGCGCCGTTTCCGACGATCGTCTAGACCGCATCGAACAACAAATCAACGCGCTCTCCAGAACCTTTCTCGCAAGAACAGCTTGCGAACGGATCGCAACAGCGTCATAGCTGGAGACATGTGTTGGTACCACAGCAAATTTGGTAACGCCGCCAAGAAATGTCGCCAACCCATGCTCTTTTGCATCCGaaccaaaaaaactaaatcaatCTTCGGATTCGGCGGACAAATTCGAAGAAGACCACAACACAATTGCCCGCCTCGCCATCAACGACAATTTCTCCAAAACACAGTTTCTCATCGATACCGGCGCCGACATTTCAGTGATGCCACCCtgcaaaaacgcaaaaaactATGCTCACTCCAAAGCTTCTTTTCGCCGCTAATGGCACGAAAATACAAACCTATGGAGAAAAACGCATAGCATTGTCACTGGGATTGCGACGAAACTTCGTGTGTGACTTTCGTGATAGCTGACGTCAACTGCGCTATCATCGGATCCGACTTTCTTCAACATTTTGACTTACTCGTCGATATGAAACGACGCAAACTCATCGATCGGGCTACGCTGCTGGAATCAAAATGTCACGCGCCCCCAACGTAAAATCAACGCGGTTTTATCCTACGACACGAGTAACCAATACGCTACATTGCTTCACGAATATCGCGATCTCGCAACGATCAACTCGAACCGGCTGCCAGCAACATCCGAAGTAACGCACTTCATCTCGACCAACGGGCCGCCTACTCACGCCCGCGCCCGACGACTAGCGCCCGACAAACTCAAAGCTGCACAATCCGAGTTCTCCTACCTCATCGAGAAAGGAATATGCCGTCCCTCAAATAGCAACTGGTCCAGCCCTTTGCACCTGGTAAAGAAAGCAAATGGAGAGTGGCGTCCGTGCGGCGACTACCGAGCACTGAACAACGTAACCGTGCCGGATCGATATCCTATTCCGTACATACTGGATGTAACGAGCATCTTATACGGTAAGAAGATATTTTCGAAAATCGACCTGCAAAAAGCATATCACCAGATTCCTGTCGAACCACAAAGATATTCCCAAAACAGCAATTATCACGCCTTTTGGGCTATTCGAATTCTTGTTCATGACGTTCGGTCTGCGCAACGCAGCGCAAACTTTTTCAACGTCACATAAACAACGTCATACAAGGCCTCGACTTCGTTTTTGCTTACATCGACGACATTTTGATCGCTTCAGAATCCGAGGCGCAGCACGAGACGCACCTCCGCACAATCCTCGACCGCCTTCGGAAGGCACATCTCACCGTAAACTTTGAGAAGTGCCAATTCGGTAAGACACAACTTACATTCCTGGGACACGACATCAGTCAGCACGGCTTAAAACCATCCGAAGCCAAAGTGGAAGCCATACGGCATTTTAAAAAAAACCGCTTATCGCTAAAGACCTAAAAAAGTTTCTGGGTATGATTAATTTCTATAGGCCG
This DNA window, taken from Drosophila albomicans strain 15112-1751.03 unplaced genomic scaffold, ASM965048v2 utg000098l_pilon, whole genome shotgun sequence, encodes the following:
- the LOC127566259 gene encoding uncharacterized protein LOC127566259, which produces MVYGTTLRVPGGFFAPSTQKHTESEFTEALQKTMSQLPTTKPVHHHTPQEFVHPDLNHCTHVFVRVDRVKTPLEANYEGPFEVVTKHDKYFTLKGHTKENKVSIDRLKPAYIFKDVPPPNTGADDSANCSDTRESVKIRTTNQIPSKVSFPTGTLGGGYCGNPFQFS